The following are encoded together in the Phoenix dactylifera cultivar Barhee BC4 unplaced genomic scaffold, palm_55x_up_171113_PBpolish2nd_filt_p 001248F, whole genome shotgun sequence genome:
- the LOC120108273 gene encoding auxin transporter-like protein 2: protein MGSTSNGNEDKVVETVMVGRYIEMEQEGDSRTVKSRLSSLLWHGGSAYDAWFSCASNQVAQVLLTLPYSFSQLGMMSGILFQLFYGLMGSWTAYLISILYVEYRTRKEREKVDFRNHVIQWFEVLDGMLGKHWRNVGLAFNCTFLLFGSVIQLIACASNIYYINDKLDKRTWTYIFGVCCATTVFIPSFHNYRIWSFLGLLMTTYTAWYLTIASLLHGQVEGVKHSGPTKLVLYFTGATNILYTFGGHAVTVEIMHAMWKPQKFKAIYLLATLYVMTLTLPSAASVYWAFGDLLLDHSNALALLPRTGWRDAAVVLMLVHQFITFGFACTPLYFVWEKLVGLHDCRSLCKRAAARLPVVVPIWFLAIIFPFFGPINSTVGSLLVSFTVYVIPSLAHMLTFRSAAARENAVEPPPWFVGRWIGTYTINSFVVGWVLVVGFGFGGWASMANFIHQIDTFGLFTKCYQCPQLPPPPPPPYGLPLPTSTQAPSTAPFPTNVHNHTIPTISSSMSPSPSPSPSYIVHHHLGP from the exons ATGGGGTCGACCTCGAACGGGAACGAGGACAAGGTGGTGGAGACGGTGATGGTAGGGAGGTACATAGAGATGGAGCAGGAGGGGGACTCCAGGACCGTCAAATCAAGGCTCTCCAGCCTCCTCTGGCATGGCGGCTCAGCCTATGACGCTTGGTTCAGTTGCGCTTCCAACCAG GTGGCCCAGGTGCTACTTACACTGCCATACTCTTTCTCACAGCTGGGAATGATGAGTGGTATCCTGTTCCAACTGTTTTATGGTCTCATGGGTAGCTGGACGGCTTACCTCATCAGTATTCTCTATGTGGAGTATAGGACtcggaaggagagggagaaggtggaCTTCAGGAACCATGTCATCCAG TGGTTCGAGGTGCTAGATGGGATGCTAGGGAAGCACTGGAGGAACGTGGGATTGGCCTTCAACTGCACTTTTCTTCTCTTTGGATCCGTCATTCAGCTCATTGCTTGTGCTAG CAACATATACTACATCAATGACAAGCTGGACAAGAGGACATGGACCTATATTTTTGGGGTTTGCTGTGCCACCACAGTGTTCATCCCATCCTTCCACAACTATAGGATATGGTCCTTCTTGGGCCTCCTAATGACAACCTACACTGCTTGGTATCTCACCATTGCTTCCCTTCTTCATGGCCAG GTGGAGGGAGTGAAGCATTCGGGACCAACGAAGCTGGTTCTCTACTTTACAGGCGCCACAAACATTCTCTACACATTCGGTGGGCACGCTGTTACAGT GGAGATCATGCATGCGATGTGGAAGCCTCAAAAGTTCAAGGCGATCTACTTGCTAGCGACGTTGTACGTGATGACGCTGACTTTGCCGTCGGCGGCGAGCGTCTACTGGGCGTTCGGCGACCTACTACTCGACCACTCGAACGCTTTAGCTCTGCTGCCGCGGACGGGGTGGAGAGATGCGGCGGTGGTGCTGATGCTGGTGCACCAGTTCATCACGTTCGGGTTCGCGTGCACGCCGCTCTACTTCGTGTGGGAGAAGCTGGTGGGGCTCCACGACTGCCGGAGTTTGTGCAAGCGGGCGGCGGCGCGGCTCCCCGTGGTGGTGCCCATCTGGTTCCTCGCCATCATCTTCCCCTTCTTCGGGCCCATCAACTCCACCGTCGGCTCCCTCCTCGTCAGCTTCACCGTCTACGTCATTCCCTCCCTCGCCCACATGCTTACCTTCCGCTCCGCCGCCGCCCGGGAG AACGCGGTGGAGCCACCGCCGTGGTTCGTCGGGAGGTGGATTGGCACGTACACAATCAACTCATTTGTGGTGGGTTGGGTGCTGGTGGTGGGATTCGGGTTTGGGGGTTGGGCTAGCATGGCCAACTTCATCCACCAGATTGACACTTTTGGTCTCTTCACCAAATGCTACCAATGTCCCCAactcccaccaccaccaccaccaccatatgGTCTTCCGCTTCCTACCAGCACTCAGGCTCCTTCCACTGCTCCATTCCCCACTAATGTTCATAACCACACCATTCCAACCATATCTAGCAGCatgtctccctctccctctccatcgCCTTCTTATATTGTCCACCACCATCTTGGCCCATGA